Proteins from a genomic interval of Zingiber officinale cultivar Zhangliang chromosome 2A, Zo_v1.1, whole genome shotgun sequence:
- the LOC122040433 gene encoding 14-3-3 protein 9-like — protein sequence MINGSATAASLHLLPHVTGSSIAEERSFGSAMASQQERENFVFVAKLAEQAERYDEMLDAMKKVANLGVDLTVEERNLLSVGYKNVVGARRASWRILSSIEQKEEAKGNENHVRNIKEYRQKVESELFNICTDIIALLDEHLIPSASAGESSVFYHKMKADYYRYLAEFKAADDKKEAAEQSFKAYEAATKVAEADLTPTHPIRLGLALNFSVFYYEIMNSPERACHLAKQAFDEAISELDTLSEESYKDSTLIMQLLRDNLTLWTSDIPEDGVTEDGVKENSGKTAAVEDAE from the exons ATGATAAATGGCTCCGCAACCGCTGCGAGTCTTCATTTATTGCCCCACGTCACGGGAAGTTCGATCGCGGAGGAGAGGAGCTTTGGATCGGCAATGGCGTCGCAGCAGGAGCGCGAGAACTTCGTGTTCGTAGCCAAGCTCGCCGAGCAAGCCGAGCGCTACGATG AGATGCTGGACGCTATGAAGAAGGTGGCGAATCTCGGCGTGGATCTCACCGTGGAGGAGCGGAACCTGCTCTCGGTGGGGTACAAGAATGTGGTCGGCGCCAGGAGGGCTTCCTGGAGGATTCTCTCATCGATCGAGCAGAAGGAAGAGGCGAAGGGGAACGAGAATCATGTCAGGAACATCAAGGAGTACCGACAGAAGGTGGAGTCGGAGCTTTTTAACATTTGTACCGATATTATTGCCCTGCTCGATGAACACCTCATCCCCTCTGCGTCGGCTGGCGAATCGTCTGTCTTCTACCACAAGAT GAAGGCAGATTATTATCGTTACCTGGCAGAATTCAAAGCTGCCGACGATAAAAAGGAAGCCGCAGAGCAGTCTTTCAAGGCGTATgag GCTGCTACAAAAGTAGCTGAGGCAGATCTTACTCCTACTCATCCGATTCGATTGGGATTGGCTTTAAATTTCTCCGTTTTCTATTATGAGATCATGAATTCACCTGAACG AGCTTGTCATCTTGCAAAACAAGCTTTTGATGAGGCTATTTCTGAGCTTGACACACTGAGTGAAGAATCATACAAAGATAGTACTTTGATCATGCAATTATTAAGAGATAATCTTACCTTATGGACTTCTGACATCCCCGAAGATGGAG TGACTGAAGATGGTGTGAAGGAGAACAGCGGGAAAACTGCTGCAGTTGAAGATGCAGAG TGA
- the LOC122040435 gene encoding phosphoenolpyruvate carboxylase, housekeeping isozyme-like: protein MTKLEKMASIDAHMRLLAPAKVSEDDKLVEYDALLLDRFLDVLQDLHGEGIRETVQDLYELSAEYEEKHEPQKLEELGKALTSLDAGDTIVVTKSFSHMLNLANLAEEVQIAHHRRIKLKKGDFVDENSAITESDIEETLKRLVVQLNKSKEEVFDALKNQTVDLVLTAHPTQSIRRSLLQKHGRIRNCLTQLNAKDITPDDKQELDEALQREIQAAFRTDEIRRTPPTPQDEMRAGMSYFHETIWKGVPKFLRRVDTALKNIGIDERVPYNAPLIQFSSWMGGDRDGNPRVTPEVTRDVCLLARMMAANLYYSQIEDLMFELSMWRCNTELRVRADIQHQSSRKDAKHYIEFWKQVPPSEPYRVILSDVRDKLYNTRERSRHLLSNGYSDIPEEVTFTNVEQFLEPLELCYRSLCDCGDRPIADGSLLDFLRQVSTFGLSLVRLDIRQESDRHSDVVDSITKHLGIGSYRDWSEEQRQEWLLSELNGKRPLFGPDLPKTDEVADVLDTFHVIAELPSDNFGAYIISMATAPSDVLAVELLQRECHVKNPLRVVPLFEKLADLEAAPAALARLFSIDWYRNRINGKQEVMIGYSDSGKDAGRFSAAWQLYKAQEELIKVANKYGVKLTMFHGRGGTVGRGGGPAHLAILSQPPDTIHGSLRVTVQGEVIEQSFGEEHLCFRTLQRFTSATLEHGMHPPIPPKPEWRALMDEMTVVATQAYRSIVFGEPRFVEYFRLATPELEYGRMNIGSRPSKRKPSGGIESLRAIPWIFAWTQTQFHLPVWLGFGAAFKHVLQKDINNFQTLRQMYNEWPFFRVTIDLVEMVFAKGDPGIAALYDKLLVSEDLWKFGEQLRANYEETKCLLLQVAGHKDLLEGDPYLKQRLRLRHAYIKTLNACQAYTLKRIRDPSYNVHVGPHLSKEITESNKPAAELVRLNPSSEYAPGLEDTLILTMKGIAAGMQNTG, encoded by the exons ATGACGAAGCTGGAGAAGATGGCATCCATCGATGCCCACATGAGGCTTCTGGCTCCGGCGAAAGTCTCCGAGGATGATAAGCTGGTCGAGTACGATGCACTTCTCTTGGATCGCTTCCTCGACGTCCTTCAAGATCTCCACGGCGAGGGAATCAGAGAGACG GTTCAAGATTTATATGAACTTTCTGCTGAATATGAAGAAAAACATGAACCTCAGAAGCTAGAGGAACTGGGAAAGGCGCTGACTAGTTTGGATGCGGGTGATACCATCGTGGTTACAAAATCATTCTCCCACATGCTTAACTTGGCAAATCTGGCTGAGGAGGTCCAGATTGCCCATCATAGAAGGATAAAGCTCAAAAAGGGAGATTTTGTTGATGAAAATTCTGCAATAACTGAATCAGACATAGAGGAAACACTAAAGCGTCTTGTAGTGCAGTTGAATAAGTCGAAAGAAGAGGTATTTGATGCTTTGAAAAATCAGACAGTTGATCTGGTCTTAACTGCACATCCAACACAGTCAATCAGAAGATCTTTGCTTCAAAAGCATGGAAG GATAAGGAATTGTTTAACTCAGTTGAATGCGAAAGACATCACTCCTGATGATAAGCAGGAGCTTGATGAGGCTCTTCAGAGAGAG ATTCAAGCTGCCTTTAGAACAGATGAAATCCGAAGAACTCCACCGACCCCTCAAGATGAAATGCGTGCTGGAATGAGCTATTTCCATGAAACCATATGGAAAGGTGTTCCTAAATTTTTGCGACGTGTTGACACAGCACTGAAAAACATTGGAATAGACGAGCGTGTGCCCTATAATGCACCACTTATTCAATTTTCCTCTTGGATGGGTGGTGATCGTGATG GAAACCCGAGAGTTACTCCAGAAGTAACAAGAGACGTGTGCTTGCTGGCCAGAATGATGGCTGCAAACTTGTACTACTCACAAATTGAAGATCTGATGTTCGAG TTGTCTATGTGGCGCTGCAATACTGAACTTCGAGTACGAGCTGACATTCAACACCAATCTTCAAGAAAAGATGCAAAGCACTACATAG AATTCTGGAAGCAAGTTCCTCCGAGTGAGCCTTACCGTGTTATACTTAGTGACGTGAGAGATAAGCTATACAACACACGCGAACGCTCTCGTCATTTACTTTCAAATGGATATTCTGATATTCCCGAGGAAGTGACTTTCACAAATGTTGAACAG TTTCTGGAGCCTCTTGAACTCTGCTATCGATCCCTCTGTGACTGTGGTGATAGACCTATTGCAGATGGGAGCCTTCTTGACTTTTTACGCCAAGTATCAACCTTTGGTCTGTCTCTTGTTAGACTTGATATTAGGCAAGAATCTGACAGGCACAGTGATGTTGTTGATTCTATTACCAAACACTTGGGAATTGGATCCTACCGTGACTGGTCTGAGGAGCAACGTCAAGAATGGCTTTTATCTGAACTTAATGGGAAACGCCCTTTGTTTGGTCCTGACCTACCAAAGACAGATGAAGTTGCTGATGTTCTAGACACATTCCATGTCATAGCAGAACTTCCTTCTGACAACTTCGGGGCTTATATCATATCAATGGCAACTGCTCCATCTGATGTCTTGGCTGTTGAGCTGTTGCAGCGTGAGTGCCATGTGAAAAATCCATTGAGAGTAGTTCCATTGTTTGAAAAACTTGCAGATCTTGAGGCTGCCCCCGCAGCTTTGGCCAGACTTTTCTCTATAGATTGGTACAGAAACAGGATTAACGGGAAGCAAGAAGTCATGATTGGATATTCAGATTCAGGGAAGGATGCCGGGCGATTTTCTGCAGCTTGGCAGTTATATAAagcccaagaggagcttataaaagTTGCCAACAAGTATGGAGTAAAACTGACCATGTTTCATGGTCGAGGTGGAACTGTTGGAAGAGGTGGTGGTCCTGCTCATCTGGCTATCCTATCTCAGCCACCAGATACAATTCACGGATCTCTTCGAGTAACTGTTCAAGGTGAAGTAATTGAGCAGTCCTTTGGGGAGGAACATTTGTGCTTCAGAACACTCCAACGTTTCACATCTGCTACACTTGAACATGGAATGCATCCCCCTATTCCACCAAAGCCAGAATGGCGCGCATTGATGGATGAAATGACTGTTGTTGCTACACAGGCATATCGATCTATTGTCTTTGGGGAACCGCGTTTTGTTGAGTATTTCCGGCTA GCTACACCTGAACTGGAGTATGGGAGGATGAACATCGGAAGCCGGCCATCGAAACGAAAACCCAGCGGGGGCATCGAATCACTTCGTGCAATTCCTTGGATATTTGCATGGACACAAACACAGTTCCATCTACCAGTGTGGCTTGGTTTTGGTGCTGCATTCAAGCATGTCTTGCAAAAGGATATCAATAATTTTCAAACTCTCCGACAAATGTACAATGAATGGCCATTTTTCAGGGTCACCATTGATTTGGTCGAGATGGTTTTCGCCAAGGGAGACCCTGGAATAGCTGCTTTATATGATAAGTTGTTGGTCTCTGAGGATCTGTGGAAATTTGGTGAGCAACTCAGAGCCAACTATGAAGAAACAAAATGTCTTCTTCTTCAG GTCGCTGGTCACAAAGATCTATTGGAAGGCGACCCATACTTGAAGCAACGGCTACGTCTGCGTCATGCGTATATAAAAACGCTGAATGCTTGCCAAGCGTACACCTTGAAGAGAATCAGAGACCCCTCCTACAATGTCCATGTCGGGCCTCATCTCTCGAAGGAGATCACGGAGTCTAACAAACCTGCTGCCGAGTTGGTGAGGCTCAACCCCAGCAGCGAGTACGCCCCTGGACTGGAGGATACTCTCATTTTGACCATGAAGGGTATTGCTGCAGGAATGCAAAACACTGGATGA
- the LOC122040437 gene encoding uncharacterized protein LOC122040437: MLKNSMEDKQIDLEAPLLSVRRFSAGPAASPTEEGERRPPPPRRASLPFYKSDLKSGPVRVPGVVPFVWEQTPGLPKTAAGSDAIGDGKMMKAPKPPPGRIIHNGKCGNSSRGDVALVLKVGSSVRTRKAVTFAPDAGTAKSYESLEVVPKIVAEEKVERTEKEEKAETANRIEMPRKAEITKKVENEEKIEKTDQKVEKKLEKLPVSVAETRNEDDDDEDDAFSDALDTLSRSESFFMNCSVSGISGSTNAAKLSDSFPKDPEARDFMIERFLPAAQAMATDSPHYTLKKAAVPPREATKLLERAAVTDPARKPAPIPLQKSYTYLEQYAKELEEEDSYDEDDEDNYDDAGHFPSKGCGLLPKFCLLNPIPGVKVRGGRLSLPRGKTASPQNKNAYPLSLARVEELSWEAVYRKKLGQEYSPLTEAISKSRSESDSLTADCSSAFANSATGGTTPDKNDGHPLGVHERQDSVGILSRESNCSKIDSFEAGEQSIDSCRKINHSSGMGSESMSPSLDKTLRVDPEHRPGSSESKASSFNTVNDTRSMISSCEISIDSWSRESIFAGANEKKVLQPEVSKVSEPISPFSSEKLNNGNMNVDSNKNCGNDSEPLHLKSNTNPLLSLLPPPLPKSPSESWLSRTLPSVSSKNSSPQSLLGIRLQNRRQAVEKSSNDMEQEIKTKPSKPQRRQIQFAEVLAKPESQISEI; encoded by the exons ATGTTGAAGAATTCGATGGAGGACAAGCAGATCGACCTCGAAGCGCCGCTGCTCTCGGTGCGGAGATTCTCGGCGGGGCCTGCGGCTTCTCCGACGGAGGAGGGCGAGCGGCGTCCTCCGCCGCCGAGGAGGGCGTCTCTGCCGTTCTATAAGTCGGATTTGAAGTCGGGCCCGGTGCGCGTCCCCGGCGTCGTTCCCTTCGTATGGGAGCAGACGCCGGGGTTGCCCAAGACCGCGGCGGGATCCGATGCGATTGGCGATGGGAAGATGATGAAGGCCCCCAAGCCTCCGCCTGGAAGGATCATCCACAACGGAAAGTGCGGAAACTCGTCGCGGGGTGATGTGGCTCTGGTTTTGAAGGTCGGCAGTAGTGTACGAACTCGTAAAGCTGTGACCTTCGCGCCCGATGCTGGAACTGCCAAATCCTACGAGTCTCTTGAGGTTGTTCCTAAGATCGTTGCGGAAGAGAAGGTAGAGAGGACCGAGAAAGAAGAGAAAGCAGAAACGGCGAATAGGATTGAGATGCCAAGGAAGGCAGAGATTACGAAGAAGGTGGAGAATGAAGAGAAGATTGAGAAAACTGATCAGAAGGTAGAGAAGAAGCTGGAAAAGCTGCCCGTCTCAGTCGCGGAGACTCGTAatgaagacgacgacgacgaagacGACGCCTTCTCCGATGCGCTTGATACACTATCGCGATCGGAGTCATTCTTCATGAATTGCAGTGTAAGTGGCATCAGCGGAAGCACAAATGCGGCCAAGCTCTCGGACAGCTTCCCGAAGGATCCTGAAGCCAGGGATTTCATGATAGAGAGGTTTTTGCCCGCTGCACAGGCAATGGCTACCGACTCTCCACACTATACCTTAAAGAAAGCAGCTGTACCTCCACGAGAGGCTACGAAACTTCTTGAGAGGGCCGCAGTTACTGATCCTGCAAGGAAGCCAGCTCCTATTCCCCTCCAGAAAAGTTATACTTACCTTGAACAGTATGCTAAGGAATTGGAGGAAGAGGATAGCtacgatgaagatgatgaagataacTATGATGATGCTGGCCATTTTCCATCTAAAGGTTGCGGATTGCTTCCTAAATTCTGTCTTCTAAATCCAATCCCAGGGGTGAAAGTTCGAGGAGGACGCTTGTCTCTGCCAAGGGGAAAAACTGCAAGTCCTCAGAACAAGAATGCATATCCATTATCTCTTGCTCGCGTTGAAGAG CTCTCATGGGAAGCTGTTTATAGAAAAAAATTAGGTCAGGAATATTCCCCCCTGACCGAAGCGATAAGTAAATCGAGGAGTGAATCTGATTCCCTTACAGCTGATTGTTCATCTGCATTTGCTAATTCAGCCACTGGAGGTACAACCCCTGATAAAAATGATGGACATCCATTAGGTGTTCATGAAAGGCAGGATTCTGTTGGAATTCTAAGCAGAGAAAGCAATTGTAGCAAGATTGACAGTTTTGAGGCCGGCGAGCAAAGCATCGACAGCTGCAGGAAAATAAATCATAGCAGCGGAATGGGCTCCGAATCCATGAGCCCTTCGCTGGACAAAACTCTTCGTGTAGATCCAGAGCATAGGCCAGGATCTTCAGAGTCAAAGGCTAGTTCCTTCAATACTGTCAATGATACTAGAAGTATGATTAGTTCTTGTGAGATTAGTATAGATAGTTGGAGTAGAGAAAGTATATTTGCTGGAGCTAATGAAAAAAAAGTATTGCAACCAGAAGTCTCTAAAGTTTCTGAGCCCATTTCACCCTTCTCTTCAGAAAAATTGAACAATGGGAATATGAATGTTGACAGTAACAAAAATTGTGGAAATGATAGTGAGCCACTGCATTTGAAGAGCaacactaatcctttgttgtcaCTTCTGCCTCCACCATTGCCAAAATCACCATCAGAGTCTTGGCTTTCTCGGACTTTGCCTTCTGTCTCTTCAAAAAATTCCTCTCCACAGTCGTTATTAGGCATCCGACTTCAGAATAGGAGACAAGCTGTGGAAAAATCCTCTAATGACATGGAACAAGAAATAAAAACGAAGCCTTCAAAGCCGCAACGTCGTCAGATTCAATTTGCTGAG GTGCTGGCAAAACCTGAATCACAAATATCAGAAATTTGA